In a single window of the Frondihabitans peucedani genome:
- a CDS encoding carboxylesterase family protein — translation MDDDPETPGPATREYATPAGAVVGRVDGDVVRLVGVPYARAGRFQAPEVVERLADVSGDPAPFRAFVRSPASPQLSSPVLATLLPGVSEGLVASEDCQTLTITIPADLEPGERVPVMVWIHGGAYVTGAADVPLYDAASLVSEQRVIVIGVTYRLGMLGFFGDGDTLPANLGLLDLVAALEFVQRTIASLGGDPACVTLFGQSAGADAISHLMISDGARGLFRRAIVQSDPLGILRRREPMVRAMLAATGVPGPDTDLDELLALQPKAERAALRFGLVGGMPFGVQYGHAPLPRESETDEAWRRIAPEIDLLIGTLREETAMYLPLIPPLRVLTGLPVVGPGLRWLITRPTTDRVYTRDAKRFADRHRRAGGRATRYEIRWAPRGSAFGPGHVADLPLLLGTEAAWTRTALVGEGDWPEVERRGRELRRAWAGFARTGRVPATALPPHEVAFHRD, via the coding sequence GTGGACGACGACCCCGAGACCCCCGGCCCTGCGACCCGCGAGTACGCGACGCCCGCCGGGGCGGTGGTGGGGCGGGTGGACGGCGACGTCGTCCGGCTGGTCGGGGTGCCCTACGCCCGGGCGGGGAGGTTCCAGGCCCCGGAGGTCGTCGAGCGGCTCGCCGACGTCAGCGGGGATCCTGCGCCGTTCCGCGCCTTCGTCCGCTCGCCGGCCAGCCCGCAGCTCTCGTCGCCCGTGCTCGCGACGCTCCTGCCCGGCGTCTCGGAGGGGCTCGTCGCGTCGGAGGACTGCCAGACCCTGACGATCACGATCCCCGCCGACCTGGAGCCGGGCGAGCGGGTGCCGGTGATGGTGTGGATCCACGGCGGCGCCTACGTGACCGGAGCCGCCGACGTCCCGCTCTACGACGCCGCGTCTCTCGTCTCGGAGCAGCGCGTGATCGTGATCGGCGTCACCTACCGCCTCGGCATGCTCGGCTTCTTCGGCGACGGCGACACCCTGCCGGCGAACCTCGGCCTCCTCGACCTCGTCGCGGCGCTGGAGTTCGTCCAGCGCACCATCGCGTCCCTGGGTGGCGACCCCGCGTGCGTGACGCTCTTCGGACAGTCCGCCGGAGCCGACGCGATCTCGCACCTGATGATCAGCGACGGCGCTCGAGGCCTCTTCCGGCGGGCCATCGTGCAGAGCGACCCGCTCGGGATCCTGCGTCGCCGGGAGCCGATGGTCCGGGCGATGCTGGCGGCCACCGGGGTGCCCGGCCCCGACACCGACCTCGACGAGCTGCTGGCCCTGCAGCCGAAGGCCGAGCGCGCGGCCCTCCGCTTCGGCCTGGTCGGCGGCATGCCGTTCGGGGTGCAGTACGGCCACGCGCCGCTCCCGCGCGAGAGCGAGACCGACGAGGCCTGGCGCAGGATCGCCCCGGAGATCGACCTGCTGATCGGCACCCTCCGCGAGGAGACCGCCATGTACCTCCCGCTGATCCCGCCGCTCCGCGTGCTGACCGGCCTCCCCGTCGTCGGGCCCGGGCTCCGCTGGCTCATCACCCGCCCGACGACCGACCGTGTCTACACGCGCGACGCGAAGCGGTTCGCGGACAGGCACCGCCGAGCCGGAGGCCGGGCTACGCGCTACGAGATCCGGTGGGCGCCGCGGGGCAGCGCCTTCGGTCCCGGGCACGTCGCCGACCTCCCGCTCCTCCTCGGCACGGAGGCCGCCTGGACGAGGACCGCCCTCGTCGGCGAGGGCGACTGGCCCGAGGTCGAGCGCCGCGGCCGGGAGCTCCGACGCGCGTGGGCCGGCTTCGCCCGGACGGGCCGCGTGCCGGCGACGGCCCTGCCCCCGCACGAGGTGGCGTTCCACCGCGACTGA
- a CDS encoding metalloregulator ArsR/SmtB family transcription factor codes for MVVQQELTSAEVDLLFHALADATRRDIVQRVIDEEQSVSTLARAYEVSFAAIQKHVAVLERARLVTKRRRGREQIVHGEIDTLSRAERLLQQYLELWQQRAGRMDALLREDEGRDPAPSAGPTPVTRKDTP; via the coding sequence ATGGTTGTACAACAGGAACTCACGAGCGCCGAGGTCGACCTCCTCTTCCACGCGCTGGCCGACGCCACCCGGCGCGACATCGTCCAGCGCGTGATCGACGAGGAGCAGTCGGTGTCGACGCTCGCGCGCGCCTACGAGGTCAGCTTCGCTGCGATCCAGAAGCACGTCGCGGTCCTCGAGCGCGCGCGCCTCGTCACGAAACGGCGCCGCGGCCGGGAGCAGATCGTGCACGGCGAGATCGACACGCTGAGCCGGGCCGAGCGGCTCCTCCAGCAGTACCTCGAGCTCTGGCAGCAGCGGGCGGGCCGCATGGACGCCCTGCTGCGAGAAGACGAGGGGCGTGATCCTGCGCCCTCGGCCGGACCGACACCCGTCACACGGAAGGACACCCCATGA
- a CDS encoding SRPBCC domain-containing protein, with the protein MTTTLESTVDADALTLTFVAEFDAAPDRVWQLWVDPRQLERWWGPPTWPATFVEHDPTPGGVSKYFMTGPDGTRSAGWWRFVSLTPPESLVFEDGFATEAGELDDSLPTTRTSVTLAGIDGGDTRTRMTTVTRFTSADELEKLLQMGMREGMTEAMGQIEAILAG; encoded by the coding sequence ATGACCACCACCCTCGAGTCGACGGTCGACGCCGACGCGCTGACCCTGACCTTCGTCGCCGAGTTCGACGCCGCACCCGACCGCGTCTGGCAGCTCTGGGTCGATCCCCGCCAGCTGGAGCGCTGGTGGGGCCCGCCGACCTGGCCCGCCACGTTCGTCGAGCACGATCCCACGCCCGGCGGCGTCTCGAAGTACTTCATGACCGGGCCGGACGGCACCCGCTCGGCCGGCTGGTGGCGGTTCGTCTCGCTCACGCCTCCGGAGTCGCTCGTCTTCGAGGACGGCTTCGCGACCGAGGCCGGCGAGCTCGACGACTCGCTTCCCACCACGCGGACGAGCGTCACGCTGGCCGGGATCGACGGCGGCGACACCCGGACCAGGATGACGACCGTCACGCGTTTCACGAGCGCCGACGAGCTCGAGAAGCTCCTCCAGATGGGCATGCGCGAGGGCATGACGGAGGCGATGGGTCAGATCGAGGCGATCCTCGCCGGCTGA
- a CDS encoding TetR/AcrR family transcriptional regulator, translating into MATPSDGRRRRSAASRVEILDAAEAEFVARGYADGSLRGVAARAGMSAPGVARHFADKEALYTAMVERINDRNLEAFRALGVADRPPREQVRLLLDRLLERRDEATLYTNLIGEARRPSHAGHAFVAEQLSGIEGLLGGSLGPEARAVQAGWEGLRLMWLYEPSRIDPWTSLDRRIAEVGDGAGYPPLTTVRDPALHDPVPRDPARPSQPPARRLGPGAAAADDTDLPLRDRIVRAAGVVFAAEGFRKARIRAIAAELDIPHTTLIYHFPTKEDLLREVLEAGGRPDQPRIASGDEARGLDYLREVYELAFAYPDAGDISRVRSALAFEAVDPYHPAQAYFVERYGRLIDRLRGVYREVQADGLLRPGVDPDEAGVWMLGLWEGLRIRSFYRDDQDAAELVRLEINRSLVDPARIVGSRQSDR; encoded by the coding sequence ATGGCCACCCCCTCCGACGGCCGACGCCGACGCAGCGCGGCGAGCCGGGTCGAGATCCTCGACGCCGCCGAGGCCGAGTTCGTGGCGCGGGGCTACGCCGACGGCTCCCTCCGCGGCGTCGCCGCCCGGGCCGGGATGAGCGCGCCCGGCGTCGCCCGGCACTTCGCCGACAAGGAGGCCCTCTACACGGCCATGGTCGAGCGGATCAACGATCGGAACCTCGAGGCGTTCCGAGCGCTGGGCGTGGCCGACCGGCCGCCGCGCGAGCAGGTCCGGCTCCTCCTCGACCGCCTCCTCGAGAGGCGCGACGAGGCGACGCTCTACACGAACCTGATCGGCGAGGCGCGGCGGCCGTCGCACGCCGGGCACGCGTTCGTCGCCGAGCAGCTCTCCGGGATCGAGGGGCTGCTCGGAGGGAGCCTCGGGCCCGAGGCGCGCGCCGTCCAGGCGGGATGGGAGGGCCTCCGTCTGATGTGGCTCTACGAGCCGTCGCGCATCGACCCGTGGACGAGCCTCGATCGCAGGATCGCGGAGGTCGGCGACGGGGCCGGGTATCCGCCGCTGACGACCGTGCGCGATCCTGCCCTGCACGATCCTGTCCCGCGCGATCCGGCACGCCCCTCGCAGCCTCCTGCGCGACGCCTCGGTCCCGGCGCCGCTGCCGCCGACGACACCGACCTCCCCCTCCGCGACCGGATCGTCCGGGCTGCCGGCGTCGTCTTCGCCGCGGAGGGCTTCCGGAAGGCGCGCATCAGGGCCATCGCCGCGGAGCTCGACATCCCCCACACGACGCTGATCTACCACTTCCCGACGAAGGAGGACCTCCTGCGCGAGGTCCTCGAGGCCGGCGGGCGGCCCGACCAGCCGCGCATCGCCAGCGGCGACGAGGCTCGTGGCCTCGACTACCTCCGCGAGGTCTACGAGCTCGCGTTCGCCTACCCCGACGCCGGAGACATCTCGCGGGTGCGCTCGGCTCTGGCGTTCGAGGCGGTCGATCCGTACCATCCTGCCCAGGCGTACTTCGTCGAGCGGTACGGTCGGCTGATCGACCGGTTGCGGGGCGTCTACCGCGAGGTGCAGGCCGACGGGCTCCTGCGCCCGGGGGTCGACCCCGACGAGGCCGGCGTGTGGATGCTCGGGCTGTGGGAGGGCCTGCGGATCCGGTCGTTCTACCGCGACGACCAGGATGCCGCGGAGCTCGTCCGCCTCGAGATCAACCGGTCCCTCGTCGATCCGGCTCGCATTGTCGGGTCGCGACAATCGGACAGGTGA